One window of the SAR202 cluster bacterium genome contains the following:
- a CDS encoding DNA polymerase III subunit alpha yields the protein MFTHLHVHSEYSLLDGISRIHEMVHRAKELGMGSLAITDHGSLYGVVDFYQSAMEAGVKPILGCEIYEAKESRHIKDPSEKSPYHLTVLAMDNRGYKNLMQLVTKAHLEGFYYRPRIDDEVFAQHSEGLIVLSGCPNAQIPRFITEGRMDKAAARAKWCNEVFPGRFFLEMQEHSGIPELPAINKGLLELSKSLGIPLVATNDSHYTVKGHAHLQDIRICISTNDTIHNPKRLKMEDESFYIKSPQEMAELFKDLPEAITNTQRIAEMCNTKLVFGELHLPRYPVPEGFTADQFLEKLCWEGLKRLYGNPTEEQKSRLRYELDVIRQTRFANYFLVVWEIVSFTRQNRILLGVRGSAAASLALYCMGVTEADPLKYGLVFERFLNIERKEMPDIDMDFQDDRRDEVLNYVMQRYGKDRVAQIITFGTLGPKAAIRDVGRARGLGYADTDRIARLVPFKVRTLRDALEGVPEMKDMYNGDPEIKNLLDDAQGLEGIPHHVSTHAAGVVISDEPLTEYIPLQQPVRGEAGQVSMTQFAMEPIAKLGLLKMDFLGLTNLTILDRTVKMLQKTRGLSLDLQKIPLDDKKTFDLLSSGHTNEVFQLESAGMQRNIKELKPTAINDVAAMIALYRPGPMEQIPRFIDAKHGRIPVRSPHPSLDEILKDSYGIIVFQDQVLKILQTFADYSLGSADIVRKAMGKKIPELMRKERERFLEGAVKKGFSKGLSEEVFSLIEPFAGYAFNKAHSVSYALISYWTGYFKANYRFEYMASVLNARRDQPEKMNNAINECLRMGIPILPPDVNRSDVEFALDKDVDGKESIRYGLSAIKNLGESAVTPIVKAREEGGPFKSLEDFARRSDPRGLNKRGLESLIKAGALDCLGKRGAVLNVMETILAQSQREARMRQTGQTSLFQGVAATDDVAMVVVRPTGEDALMEEKVAWEKELLGIPISSNPLKALAKGIPSKAIASRDQLDVEMEGQQVTVLGQLSSTQQRMTKDQRPFLSATLELLGGELEVLAWPQALERTRGVWQEGRLLLCTGKVVVRGEDISIYCDDAREYTGQESESSIDDASSAIESKRNGPRQNGNGSRTNGNKTNGVKTNGAHKETPTPLAPTNTILITLDESENQGEDAYLLQDLLQALLEYPGNDHVHLRIRTGGRVVRVDMPISVGHCAELEQRLETLLGPGKLAVEAAEANSGNGAAKTGAM from the coding sequence ATGTTTACTCATCTTCACGTTCACTCCGAATACAGCCTCCTGGACGGCATCAGCCGGATCCATGAGATGGTCCATCGGGCCAAGGAGCTGGGCATGGGATCCCTGGCTATCACCGACCACGGCTCATTATACGGGGTGGTGGACTTCTACCAGTCGGCGATGGAGGCAGGGGTGAAGCCCATCCTGGGCTGCGAGATCTACGAGGCCAAGGAGAGCCGGCATATAAAGGACCCGTCGGAGAAAAGCCCCTACCACCTTACCGTCCTGGCAATGGACAACCGGGGCTATAAAAACCTGATGCAGCTTGTCACCAAGGCGCACCTGGAAGGGTTCTACTACCGGCCACGCATCGATGACGAGGTCTTCGCGCAGCACTCGGAGGGACTAATCGTGCTATCGGGCTGTCCCAACGCCCAGATACCGCGGTTCATAACCGAGGGCCGTATGGACAAGGCCGCTGCCCGGGCCAAGTGGTGCAACGAGGTCTTCCCTGGACGCTTCTTCCTGGAGATGCAGGAGCACTCGGGTATCCCGGAGCTTCCGGCGATAAACAAGGGACTGTTGGAGCTTAGCAAGTCCCTGGGCATCCCGCTGGTGGCCACCAACGACAGCCACTATACCGTGAAGGGCCATGCCCACCTCCAGGACATTCGTATTTGCATCTCTACTAATGATACTATTCATAATCCCAAACGGCTGAAGATGGAGGATGAGTCCTTCTATATCAAAAGTCCGCAAGAGATGGCGGAGCTTTTCAAGGACTTGCCTGAGGCGATCACCAACACCCAGCGAATCGCCGAGATGTGCAACACCAAGCTGGTCTTTGGCGAGCTTCATTTGCCTAGATACCCTGTCCCGGAAGGCTTTACCGCAGACCAGTTCCTTGAAAAGCTTTGCTGGGAGGGGCTAAAGCGTCTTTATGGGAACCCCACCGAGGAGCAGAAATCACGCCTGAGGTATGAACTGGATGTCATCAGGCAAACACGGTTCGCTAACTATTTCCTGGTAGTGTGGGAGATAGTGTCGTTCACGCGGCAGAACCGTATCCTCCTGGGCGTGCGTGGCAGCGCCGCCGCCAGCCTGGCGCTCTACTGCATGGGAGTGACTGAAGCCGACCCGCTGAAGTACGGGCTGGTCTTTGAGCGCTTCCTGAACATAGAACGCAAAGAGATGCCGGACATCGACATGGACTTCCAGGACGACCGGCGCGACGAGGTCCTGAACTACGTGATGCAGCGGTACGGCAAAGATAGGGTGGCGCAAATCATCACCTTCGGGACACTGGGGCCCAAGGCGGCGATTCGCGACGTGGGCCGGGCGCGAGGGCTGGGCTACGCCGATACCGACCGCATAGCGCGGCTCGTCCCCTTCAAAGTGCGCACGCTCAGGGACGCCCTGGAAGGCGTTCCTGAAATGAAGGATATGTACAACGGCGACCCAGAGATAAAGAACCTCCTGGACGACGCCCAGGGGCTGGAAGGGATTCCCCACCACGTCAGCACACACGCCGCTGGCGTCGTAATATCAGACGAGCCGCTGACGGAGTACATACCGCTGCAGCAGCCAGTGCGTGGCGAAGCGGGCCAGGTATCGATGACTCAGTTCGCCATGGAGCCTATCGCGAAGCTGGGGCTGCTGAAGATGGACTTCCTGGGCCTCACAAACCTTACCATCCTAGACCGCACCGTAAAGATGCTGCAGAAGACCCGGGGTCTCAGCCTGGACTTGCAGAAGATACCGCTGGACGACAAGAAGACCTTTGATCTCTTGTCATCGGGCCATACCAACGAAGTGTTCCAGCTTGAAAGCGCGGGGATGCAGCGCAATATTAAGGAGCTGAAACCGACGGCGATTAATGACGTGGCCGCGATGATAGCCCTCTATCGCCCCGGCCCTATGGAGCAGATACCTCGGTTCATCGACGCCAAGCACGGGCGCATTCCTGTCCGCTCCCCTCACCCCAGCCTGGACGAAATATTAAAGGATAGCTACGGCATTATTGTCTTCCAGGACCAGGTGCTGAAGATACTTCAGACCTTCGCGGATTACAGCCTGGGCAGCGCCGATATCGTGCGCAAGGCCATGGGCAAGAAGATTCCTGAGCTTATGCGCAAGGAGCGGGAACGTTTCCTGGAGGGCGCGGTCAAGAAGGGGTTCTCCAAAGGGTTGTCCGAGGAGGTTTTCAGCCTCATTGAGCCTTTTGCCGGATACGCCTTCAATAAGGCGCACAGCGTTAGCTATGCCCTCATCTCTTACTGGACCGGGTACTTTAAGGCTAACTACCGCTTTGAGTACATGGCCTCGGTGCTTAACGCGCGGCGGGACCAGCCGGAGAAGATGAACAACGCCATCAACGAGTGCCTTAGGATGGGGATTCCCATCCTGCCGCCGGACGTGAATCGCAGCGACGTGGAGTTTGCCCTGGACAAGGATGTCGATGGCAAGGAAAGCATCCGGTACGGGCTGTCGGCGATAAAGAACCTGGGCGAAAGCGCGGTGACGCCTATAGTGAAGGCTCGCGAAGAGGGCGGCCCCTTCAAGTCGCTGGAGGACTTCGCGCGGCGCTCCGACCCCAGGGGACTGAACAAGCGCGGCCTGGAAAGCCTTATTAAGGCCGGCGCGCTGGACTGTCTGGGCAAACGCGGCGCTGTTCTCAATGTCATGGAAACGATACTGGCCCAGTCGCAGCGGGAGGCCAGGATGCGGCAGACCGGCCAGACAAGCCTCTTCCAGGGTGTGGCCGCGACTGACGACGTGGCTATGGTGGTGGTCAGGCCTACTGGTGAAGACGCCTTGATGGAGGAGAAGGTGGCGTGGGAGAAGGAGCTGCTGGGGATACCCATCTCTTCCAATCCTCTTAAAGCCCTGGCTAAAGGCATTCCCAGCAAGGCTATAGCCTCTCGTGACCAGCTGGACGTGGAGATGGAGGGACAGCAGGTGACGGTGCTGGGCCAGCTATCCTCCACACAGCAGCGCATGACCAAGGACCAGCGCCCCTTCCTCAGCGCGACGCTGGAGCTTCTGGGAGGTGAGCTGGAGGTGCTGGCATGGCCTCAGGCCTTAGAGCGGACTAGAGGGGTGTGGCAGGAGGGACGCCTGCTGCTCTGCACCGGCAAGGTGGTGGTGCGCGGCGAGGATATCTCAATCTACTGCGACGACGCGAGGGAGTATACCGGCCAGGAATCCGAGTCGAGCATCGACGACGCTTCGTCAGCCATCGAGTCAAAAAGAAACGGCCCTAGGCAGAACGGCAACGGATCGAGAACGAACGGCAATAAAACCAACGGCGTCAAGACCAACGGCGCCCATAAGGAGACCCCGACGCCCTTGGCTCCCACTAATACAATCCTGATTACTCTCGATGAGTCCGAAAACCAGGGAGAGGACGCTTATCTTCTCCAGGACTTGCTGCAAGCCCTTCTGGAATATCCAGGCAACGACCATGTACACCTGCGGATACGCACAGGCGGCCGGGTGGTAAGAGTCGATATGCCTATCAGCGTCGGTCATTGCGCGGAACTGGAGCAGAGGTTGGAAACGCTTTTGGGGCCGGGCAAGTTAGCCGTGGAAGCGGCCGAAGCGAACTCTGGGAATGGAGCGGCTAAGACCGGCGCGATGTAA